atgatataaattatcgtaaaaaataatattaaataattatacgAAATTTCATTTAGTTACATagttactttttcttaaaattataaataaattgtttaagttttgtaaaattagtaTTATGatgtaagtatttttctttaaaatatattcgaATAACAagagattatttttatattttaattatcatcataatttaaatttatgagtgaatatttcatatatatagagagagaggcAGATAGAGTTTATCTTATTTGTTAAACCAAATACAACTTCTCCTTGAGATACAAAATACACTACAATGACATGATAGGATAGCTGATAAAAACAATACTGTCATATCATGCTGACACAacaaacatcaaattacaatatGATAGAACAGTTATCATATTTTATCCTGTTCATAAAATGGGTCCTGAGGAATAAAAGGACAATGGAATTTATGTTGTCTAATTAGTTATTGCTGAATGTTACAGGACAGTACACTATTTGGTGTGACAATTATTTGAGTGGTCTCCATTGTTTGTAACACAGTTATCTACTTGTGGTGAGAGTTATTTGTGTATAAATATATAGAGAAGTGGTCAGTAATATGTTCATTATGAGGTAGTGGATTGTTTCTGCAGTGTTTGAGGGAGGAAAAATCCTTGTTAGGAGGAAATAATTAGCAGAAGTTAGATTTTAAGTGTTCAAACTCTTGAGCCTAACACTCTCCTATCTGCTTCAAGAAAAGTCATGTCCCCAAAACAAAAAACGAAGAAAGAAAACTACATTTAGAACTAGTCagaatttgatttttcaaagtAGTTCAGGATGATGCATGAAATTAAAACTTACTTCTGCTTGCAAGGTGAAAGGTACAGGGTAGGGGAAATTAAACCAATACATGATAAAGTGATAAACTTAAAAAGTGGAGACAAAATATAGTTAATCTAGACAGAACTAACCATTTTAGTTTAGGATCAGTGAAAACAGGGCCTTTTTTCATGCATCCTATGTAAGTCTGAGGGTGAGATCGCTCTTTTGCCAACAGTAATGAAAGACGGTCtgacagaaaaattaaatatgattgcATAAGTTTTAATCATTAATCTCATAAACTAAGTTCATCACAATATTTAACAAAGTCAGGAACTGAAAGATAGGGCACCTGGCCTTAAGTATATGTCATCATCAGCTTTGACATAAAAGTCTGCCTCAAAAAGTGCATAAGCAGCTTTGAAGAAAGCTAACCTGTAATAAATGGCCAAATTCAGCTCAGCAACAAACTACAGACATAAAATTTAGCAGTTTACTAACCCTCAGAACACACGTTTTGTATGGGAGCTTACTATACTCCTCTTCTATATCCAGTAAAATGAAATCATCATATTGTGCCACTTCTTTCTGAAGTGCAGACATCTTCGATCTGTCATTCGTTCTACCAATCACAAACCTAAAAGCCAAGCCAGTGGCTTCTTCCAAGCtgcaagaaacaaaacaaatttggCATATCATAATGAGTGAAGATAATTCCATTAGATCACATCACTCTCGGACAGAAACTCCTTCAAAATACCCAACAATTTGAGAGGTTCATTTCATGCATACAGCTAACCTGTGGCCTATATAACTACATCGGAGCTAAAATTCTAGAAATTATAAATtccaaaatagaaataaaaattggcAATCTTACAGATGCCCAAAATGTATCATATTCATAAAGCAGAAACATAAACTTACCTATCTGACCATGGAAAATATACCAGTTTAGTATTAACCATTGGTCAATTTTAATGACAATTGCAGAACTTAttattctattaatataatgtaaatagaatggattgttataaaattaaaatcatttctGTAAAAGTAGATTAATTCCCCCTTCTGTCCACAAATTTTGATATGGTGGATAAATCTGAATTAGGCCACATAAATACAGATATATCTTCTATGGCTAAAACTGCAACACAACTTATGAAGACATGGAAATGACAACAACTTCAAGCAATCAAATAtgtagaaaaatatattcatctcttcttccagttCATTTCTACCAAATTTCTATTAtctgtcttttcttttctagttACACCAATGATTCCAAGCAACTCCTGTTTCTAAAGCAGATCAGTGATAACAGTTTAATATAAGACAATGCAAATCATTCACTTTCTCCCCCATCTCATTTCTGCCGTATTTTATCTACattctatttcttctttctaCCTCGTTCTATCCTCCgcttatatatactttaaaatggAGTGTTTATCAGAAAATCCAAGCAATCTCATTTCCCAAAATTAAGCAGGTCAATAACAACACTTATGCAATAAGATTACTTAAATCGTTCTCATTCCTCGTCATCTACAAATAGATACCAAAAAGCACAACACTCAGCCTAGTGGTGGAGTTGGGACAGAGGCATAAGGTAAAAGGTCAAGTCTTTCTTGTTGTTAACTTACATGCAGGATCACAAGTGCCATTCTCGAATGACAATTGAAGATTCACTTCTGCGAGTGACATTCTTTATTACCCAGATTAGCGAAGTGAATCTATACTTAAGTTTTGTCGAAAAANAAACATTGCAAAGATgaggaaataaataaagaaacaaaggaTGTACCCTTGAAGTGCATGTGGATCGGAAGGAAACCAAGTGTTCCTGAGAGATTGGCGCCTGCCCACGGATCCGAACCCGGTTTGAATGCCGACAAAGGCCATAACTTTGTGTCTGTCATGAAGCGGAGGGTCGTGTTGGGCGGTGGGGTGGTGGTCCCAAAGGACTCGAACCGATGTGGGGGTGCGGTTGGAGCAAGGAGGGCCCAATCCCAAAGGGGTCTGAGGAAAGCGAAGAAGAAAGCggagagagagaggaagaggCATGTGAGAATGAGGAAGGTGGTTCTGCGAGGGGGAGGGCGAGGGTAGAAGGATTTGGGTGAAGAAGAAGGCATGGTTTCAGGAAGGGATTCCCGGAACTGGAAGAAGCTCCGGGTGTGAGAAAATGGAGGTTTGAATCATGTGATGCGATGGGAATGGAGATTAAAGGGTATGTGGTTTtgtgaggatgaagatgaaagGTGGTTCAGAGTGGGAAGATGAAGTGAAAGAAAGGGATGGTATAGTTCATGCTTGACGAGTAAGCATTTGCTAGCAGTTATCGTGTTTCTTTCTCTCATCCATCACCCAAACAACACAAATCATTTTAACGATGGACACATATTTctattattcattttcttctgttttttcttatgctttttttttctattgttgtATCATggcttaatattatttttttttttgtctcaatttttatcaa
This DNA window, taken from Vigna radiata var. radiata cultivar VC1973A chromosome 5, Vradiata_ver6, whole genome shotgun sequence, encodes the following:
- the LOC106762885 gene encoding probable beta-1,3-galactosyltransferase 14, giving the protein MPLPLSLRFLLRFPQTPLGLGPPCSNRTPTSVRVLWDHHPTAQHDPPLHDRHKVMAFVGIQTGFGSVGRRQSLRNTWFPSDPHALQGLEEATGLAFRFVIGRTNDRSKMSALQKEVAQYDDFILLDIEEEYSKLPYKTLAFFKAAYALFEADFYVKADDDIYLRPDRLSLLLAKERSHPQTYIGCMKKGPVFTDPKLKWYEPLSNLLGKEYFLHAYGPIYALSADVVSSLVALKNNSFRMFSNEDVTIGAWMLAMNVNHENSRELCAPECTSTSIAVWDIPKCSGLCNPEKRMLELHQQESCAKSPTLDSDE